A stretch of Metabacillus sp. FJAT-52054 DNA encodes these proteins:
- the pepV gene encoding dipeptidase PepV → MFNWIEETEKRREQIIKDTQEFLRIKSVLDEEDGQEGAPFGKGIQEAFEHLLNKGEKDGFISKNLDGYAGHLEMGKGDELLGILCHIDVVPEGDGWTSDPYGAEIRDGKIFARGALDDKGPTMAAYHAMKLVKDSGVELNKKVRMIIGTDEESDWRCVDHYFKHEQMPDIGFAPDADFPIIHAEKGIIDAKLQFNGESADSGSLTLVSFSSGRRFNMVPDFAEAEVKGTDELEAQFSAWLEKEDVKGSVKRGSGQTVLQVEGVSAHAMEPNNGKNAGVSLASFLETLDLDEAGKRFVSFIKDHFDGDTRGQALGIKANDEVSGDLTVNLGTMKFSNQTGELGINVRYPVTASSQPIKAAFESIEGAELTMFNDSPSHYVEADHPLIQTLSKVYEEQTGEKASLISIGGGTYARSLKAGVAFGPLFPGRPDIAHQKDEYIEIEDLIRATAIYAQAIYELAK, encoded by the coding sequence ATGTTTAATTGGATTGAAGAAACAGAAAAAAGACGGGAACAGATCATTAAGGATACTCAGGAATTTTTGCGCATTAAAAGCGTATTGGATGAGGAAGACGGACAGGAAGGAGCTCCTTTTGGGAAAGGAATTCAGGAAGCGTTTGAGCACTTGCTGAATAAAGGCGAGAAGGATGGCTTCATTTCAAAAAACCTGGACGGCTATGCAGGTCATTTGGAAATGGGCAAGGGGGATGAACTGCTTGGTATCCTGTGCCATATTGATGTGGTTCCTGAGGGAGACGGATGGACTTCAGATCCTTATGGAGCGGAGATACGGGACGGAAAAATATTTGCGCGCGGCGCACTGGATGATAAGGGGCCGACAATGGCAGCTTATCACGCGATGAAGCTTGTTAAGGATTCAGGTGTGGAGCTGAATAAAAAAGTCCGCATGATTATCGGAACGGACGAAGAGAGTGACTGGCGCTGTGTAGATCACTATTTTAAACACGAGCAAATGCCTGATATCGGATTTGCACCAGATGCGGATTTCCCGATTATTCATGCGGAAAAAGGGATTATTGATGCGAAACTCCAATTTAATGGAGAATCAGCTGATTCCGGTAGCTTAACCCTTGTTTCCTTCTCCTCGGGCCGCCGCTTTAACATGGTGCCTGATTTTGCGGAAGCTGAAGTAAAAGGAACCGATGAACTCGAGGCTCAATTTTCAGCATGGCTTGAAAAAGAAGATGTAAAGGGTTCTGTTAAAAGAGGAAGCGGACAAACGGTCCTTCAGGTTGAAGGGGTTTCCGCACATGCGATGGAACCGAACAATGGAAAGAATGCCGGAGTCAGCTTAGCATCATTCCTTGAAACACTCGATTTGGACGAAGCCGGAAAACGATTCGTTTCTTTTATTAAAGACCATTTTGATGGGGATACAAGGGGTCAGGCTCTTGGAATAAAAGCGAACGATGAGGTGAGCGGAGATTTAACGGTTAATCTTGGAACGATGAAATTTTCAAATCAGACCGGCGAGCTTGGAATCAACGTCCGCTATCCGGTTACCGCATCATCCCAGCCAATCAAGGCTGCTTTTGAATCCATTGAAGGTGCGGAACTGACCATGTTCAATGACTCACCATCCCATTATGTAGAAGCGGATCATCCGCTTATCCAAACGCTTTCCAAAGTGTATGAAGAGCAAACCGGGGAGAAAGCGAGCCTGATTTCCATTGGCGGCGGAACATATGCCCGCTCACTGAAAGCGGGCGTGGCATTCGGTCCGCTGTTCCCTGGCAGACCGGATATTGCTCATCAAAAGGACGAGTATATTGA
- a CDS encoding NCS2 family permease: MFKLKENQTTLRTEIIAGFTTFLTMVYIVVVNPQILSAAGVPPQQVFVATIIASIIGTLWMAFFANYPIAIAPGMGLNAYFAFSVVGGKANISYEVAFASVFVAGIIFVILSLTPFRKQLIEAIPSNLKNGITAGIGLFIAFIGLRTSGIVADHPQNLVALGDLHSAPVVLTLVGLAITLVLMTRNVNGAIFIGMIATGLIAYFTGQLKITGVMALPHLPEGIIINPITAFGDVIHYGLYAVVFSFLLVTIFDTTGTMIGVAQQAGLMKGKELPNARKALLADSSATTIGAMFGTSPTTAYIESSAGVAAGGRTGLTALVVAILFAISSFFFPLVSAVSGIPAITAPALIIVGSLMMGSIANINWGELDEAFPAFLVILSMPLTSSIATGIALGFISYPLMKAAKGKWKEVHPFVYIFAVLFFIHLVVIGSH, encoded by the coding sequence ATGTTTAAACTAAAAGAGAACCAAACCACTTTAAGAACTGAAATAATCGCTGGCTTTACGACTTTTCTTACCATGGTCTACATCGTGGTAGTTAACCCGCAAATTCTATCTGCTGCCGGAGTACCTCCTCAGCAAGTATTTGTTGCAACCATTATCGCATCCATCATCGGAACCCTGTGGATGGCGTTTTTCGCGAACTACCCTATCGCAATCGCTCCGGGAATGGGCCTGAACGCCTATTTTGCTTTTTCCGTCGTTGGAGGAAAAGCAAACATTTCCTATGAAGTAGCATTTGCTTCCGTGTTTGTTGCTGGTATTATTTTTGTCATCCTTTCCCTTACTCCATTCCGAAAACAGCTGATTGAAGCGATCCCTTCAAACCTGAAAAATGGAATTACAGCCGGAATTGGATTATTTATCGCTTTTATCGGACTCCGTACTTCCGGAATTGTTGCCGATCATCCTCAAAATCTCGTAGCACTGGGGGATCTTCATTCAGCACCTGTCGTGCTCACCTTAGTCGGACTTGCTATTACACTCGTTCTGATGACACGCAATGTTAACGGCGCAATCTTTATTGGAATGATCGCGACCGGCCTCATTGCCTATTTTACCGGTCAGCTTAAGATTACCGGAGTAATGGCACTGCCGCATCTGCCTGAAGGAATCATCATCAACCCTATTACTGCATTTGGTGATGTCATTCATTACGGTTTGTACGCTGTTGTATTCTCCTTTCTGCTTGTGACGATTTTTGACACAACCGGAACGATGATCGGGGTTGCCCAGCAGGCAGGCCTTATGAAAGGCAAAGAGCTTCCTAATGCAAGAAAAGCATTGCTTGCAGATTCGTCCGCTACAACAATCGGCGCCATGTTTGGTACAAGTCCTACGACAGCATACATTGAATCATCCGCAGGTGTTGCCGCTGGAGGAAGAACAGGTCTTACTGCGCTCGTAGTCGCCATTCTGTTCGCAATATCCTCCTTCTTCTTTCCGCTAGTAAGCGCAGTATCCGGGATTCCGGCGATTACGGCTCCTGCCCTGATCATTGTCGGAAGCTTGATGATGGGATCCATTGCGAACATCAACTGGGGAGAATTGGACGAAGCGTTCCCTGCATTCCTTGTTATTCTTAGCATGCCCCTTACTTCAAGCATTGCAACAGGTATTGCCCTGGGATTCATTTCTTACCCGCTCATGAAAGCAGCTAAGGGCAAATGGAAAGAGGTTCATCCTTTTGTTTATATCTTTGCCGTTTTGTTCTTTATTCATCTTGTTGTTATTGGGTCACATTAA